The Syngnathus scovelli strain Florida chromosome 17, RoL_Ssco_1.2, whole genome shotgun sequence sequence CAGTGAGGGAGGGGGCAAGGGGACGGGCACCATGGCGTGGCTACTGAGGATGTAGCCCTCCGGGGCTGGCCAGCGCAAAGGCAGAGGCTCGGCGCACTCGGCCGGCGCGCTGGGCGCCGAGACCACCCTCCGACGCTCAGGCGAGTCCTGGGGCGTCATGGGGTACACGTATTCCCCCGCGGACTTCCTCAAGGGGGCTTTGGGCGTCCCCTTGCCTCCTTTCTCCTGCCTGCTCAAGCAGACGTAGTGCTGTCGGGGGGTGTCGCACCCCCGGCCCTCGCCTCCGTGTCGGCTGACTCCCCCCTGCTGGAACAGTCTGGTGGTCAGATAAACCGAGGGGGGTATTCGACAGGGGGAGCCCAGACCCACTGAGCCTCCTCCCAAGTAGGTCTGGCTGGTGTCCCACCCGCCGGAGTTGGAGTCAGACAGGCGCAGGCCTCTTCGTTTCTGCTGGGGCGTGTGCTCCGGGGTGGGGAGGAAACCGGGGTCTAGCTCTCCGGATTTGACCCAGCCGTTGGGCATGACAAAGAGGGTCTCCCCGCCTTGAGTGCAGGTGCGCTCTCCGCCTCCCTGCCGCGTCACGCTGAGCACAGAGCCTCCCATTCCGCCGGCGTTACTTAATAGGCCTCTTTCACGCCGCTGGATGGACGACTGAGtggtgttgccatggcgacggtTGGTAGGTTTGTGGGCCATGATCCAGCAGACGGCTAGGCCGGAGAGCGCCGCCCCGATGGTGAACGCCGACACTGCAGAAGCCACCAGCAGGTTGAGGGAGACCAGACTCTCGGGTTCGATGAGGAGACTCTGCTGCAGGATACCTAAAGAAGCAGAAACATTTATGACCATGACAAATTCAAAACAATATTTCCCAGGATTCCACCCCCATTTTTTCTTCCAAAACATTTATTGGAGATTTATGCCAGTTTCCTCTTGAATtttgtgagttaaaaaaaaaaaaaacagactataGATGGATGAGTCTGTAATATGCTCACGAGGAAAcatttttcttctcattttgTAGCCGTTGAGCATTAATTTATCACAAAAATCAATGCCTCTACTCCAAAGTGCCGTTAGTTTTCATTGTGCTACTATTAGGAGACATGATGTATATTACACAATAAAGTCTCTCCAGTGCGGCCTTGGGACTCTGCAGGCCCCCAAAAAGTGTCAGTGAGACGCCTGCACTTGTCATCAAGGACGCCGATCAATGCAACTTCTCTCCACTCGTCATTCTTTCCATTGTGCAGCTCAGATTCTCTCCATACAACATAGCATGACTTCAGTGTTTCCACCCAGCTCTAATCACTCCCATCTGCAGCGACTGCAGCAAATGCTCGTCTGGAGCTCGGGAGTCACTGTGCTATCACTTTCACGGAGTGGGGGGAAATGCTGAAGCCCACGTATAAAACtgaaatgaaataaatgcaATGAAAGCTTGACACAAGCTCCTTTAAACCTTTAAGTTCTGACCTACTGACATTGCACATGCCCGTAACCCCGTCTAAAAAGCGAAAATTCTTAATCCTCTTTAGAAAGGGTTTTCTAGTTTCCACTGAGTGAATGCCAGAGCAATGCTGGATAAaagtctttctctctctctctggcctTGCTGCTGTTACAGTGACATCTGAGTCCCTCAACAGAAGTCAAAGCAGGTTCCTATTTTAAATTCAATCCCTCTTTCAGATTCAGGAAAGAAAGAGCAAAGGTTTTCATGCTGTCAGGCTTTGCATTGATGTtgcttcttttgcagtctcgTGTTGGCAGCTACATCTCTTTCACATCTTACCTAATTAAACTGTCACACTGGGACAATTCTGACCCAAAGCAAGTCAGattgaacttaaaaaaaaaaaaaaaaaatcccagttgTACAATCAAATCTGGCAAAGACATCACAAACAACCGGTGTCAAGGTTGAATGGATCTTAAAGAGCAGGGAGGGAAAATTGTACAATACATGACAACGATTTGAATTACAAAAACATTTCATGAGTAGTTTCTCGCTGCAcccaaaacaaagacaaaagcaGTGGTTGGCTGCAATGAATGAGTGAGCCACTAGGTGGAGATTTCCATTTGCCAGCTCCATGCGGGCCATGGACATCAAACATCCAAAGACCCCCGCCTTGAGTGTGTTAATGGCCTGTTGCTGGGATACGTCAGCGCGTTCGCCATAATGAATGTGGCAGATGTGCCCGTAAACCAATGCAAGTCAATGCTGACTATCAGAAAAGCCTTTTTTATCTGACATAATTTTTCCACTGCTTTTATTAAGCCCTTTATCTGTGAAAAACAAAGTGTTAGCAGTTAGCTAGCTAAAGAACAATGAAAGAAGTTCAAGGTAATTTAGCTAAATAGGAAAGACGTCTTGGTCGCAGGAATCCGCAGTAGTAATATGTACTGTGCATCTATTCGGGATAAAGTCAGACATTTTTACTCACAAAATGTTGCTATAATGGCCAAATAGAGTCAAAGGTCATTGTCATTGTTTTAATCCCCTGAGAGCTTGCTGAGTGCAAAATGGAAATGCAAAAATGCAAGCAGTCATTTTGCTGCCACCTACCATCACAGTCTCCTAAATGGGATGTGGTGTTTCCATATTCCACATCTTGTTGAAAAGGAAGCCTGTAATCACATAGACATCACACATGAATACATATGAGTCGAATAATCTTTTGTACTTCACAAAATGGATGATAAAAATCCCTGCACCGTCCTgtacaaaaaatggatggatggatgttggtCTCACCTGGTTCCTGGTCTAAGGAAAGAGCAGGTGCTGCCTCTGGTCCAGCCACAGTATGGGTCCCTGGAGGCAAGGCAACTCCTGTGTGCAAAcacattattaaaataaaaatataacaaaGGATTCAATTCCAAATAGGACCAAAACACAAAAGCTGCAAACACGGctataaaaacaacaatgtaGCAGTTAATCTACTTGGCTATATACGCttctcaaatgtcaaatatgacCCATTTTATTTAAAGGTCAAATTAGCTAAAGAAGCtttgacaaagcaaaaaaaaaaaaaaaaaaaactgtgcttACTTCATGCAACGGGAGTACAGGTGGCAACGGGATGTGGGCAAACGGACCAGGCAGGACGGGAAGGCCAGTAGCAGGGTATGACTGGTGCGGTCcaatgtcaaagacaagagctgGCGAGCCTGAGGTGAATCCTCACCACATCTATGGAGCGAGAAGATGAGAACATAACGTGGTAAATACAATAGTGCAGCAGGGAGAAGTGTTGAAGCCTCTGTTTCTAAAATAGAAGCGGTCAATGTGACGTGATGGAGCACAATGCTAGGAGGGCGTCATCGATCGGATAGCAAGGACAAAAATCTCTTTACTCCAACTCACCTCTCGGGGTTGAAACCCTCTACTTCCTCCAAGAACACACTGCTGTGAGACATTGAATCCCCATTGGGAATCATTAGAAACTTGAGAATGGTCCCTCGGGTCGAGCCCAGAAACAAAACCGTGCGATTCCTGTAGGGCCCGGCTTCAGTGTCCACCACCATAGCTGTCAGCTGGTACCTGCAATGACAAATCGACTGTGAAAACACATTTGCTCTAAGCGGCTCAATAAAATCTATTTTCTTCCCTCAGTGCCGCTTAAAGCTTAAATATTTCATGACATAAAAGTTGTTTAACTAGAAAACGTTCTGTCACAGTACCGGCCCATAGTCTTGACGACCCAGGGTCTGTGCCCCAGCAATGGAACTGTCTCATCCATCAACGGGTGGGTTTTCACAAAGTTTAAAACCTCATCTGGTAGCGTGGTGGAGGAACTAAATCGGGATCCTTGGACTGCACATCCTCCAGGTCTGGAAAAAGAAAGAATGAATGCAGGACGAATAGCTATTCACGTCCCGTAGCTCAACTTGTTGCATAAGCATACCTGGGTTTCGGGACGGCCTCTTCTGGCACCGGAGTCCAGATAGACTCTGGGGACTTCTGTTCCTTGAAGCGTCCCTCAAAGGCGTGTGCGAGCTGCTGcatgtcaaacacacacactgcagaACCGGGGATGCTGCCGGACACAGAGGAAAGAATTCACAAGTTGCGGGCTACAGATTTGGTAGTTTTTGGTGGACACTTACTCGACTGACTCCAACTCTTAGTAACTTCATATCATTTTATTGCTAGGATAAGAAaagtagtgatgggaaaatgaagcttcaatgatgcttcatgaaccagttgttgtatttttgGACTCCTCTAGAGGGCACTCTGTTCAACATTGCACactgacttgccatttcttaaacccTTTTCTTTGAACCAacggtgccatctagaggagtaaaGAAAATGACTGCTTCATGAAGcattttgaagcttcattttccttcTTATGTTTCCTACATGCATAGTTATGGTTATCTGTTGTCCGCGATTCCACCAATTTATATATTTGGGTGTCTTATTACCTGTTTGGGGGTGTGGAGAAAAGGCCCAAAATGACGTCACGCCCTTGCATGCGAATGATTCCGCTTGTGGCGTGGAGAAGGTTGAAATAGAAATGCGAGTCTCCCGGGACGGAACAATTGAGCCGAGCCTTAAGGAATGTTGTCCACTGTTTCTCGAGAACACGCTGAGAGCCGCCCAGGTCGGATTTGCACACACGAGCCACACGGGACACCATTACCTGGAATAACATAGCACAGTACAGTCCAGTTGGGATATATTATAACAAATAGAGCGATACTTTTAATAATGCAACCGAGAAGACAGGACCTTTTCTAGATGGTGAAACTCCATGGCCATTTCTCTGAAGAAGAAATAAATGTGAGATCCCCACTCCATGGCGCTCACAAAGTAGGGCTCTACGTGGGAATATTAGCAGGAAAAGACAATGTGAGGCTATGGTATAAATGCAGTCAGTCACATCAGGACATGCGGCCTCTTTGCACGATCCGCTCATTGAATATTCAGGTTATGTTTAATTCATCATCATGGACAAAAGAATGGATATtagtcattatttattcatccaaaGCTGCTGACTTGTTTTAACTGCGATATGAAACCAAGCTTGACTTGGCGGTATAACAAGTCCAGATTTCGTATTTGCTATGTTGACGTGAAGGTCGGAGCTTCCAAATTCGACCAAATTTGTGCTATTTGCGGTAGATTTTAAAATGTTGGCTTTGACTCAATGAAGGTCGTTTTTACTATTCAGTGCTTATCAAATATCTTGTCTGGTTCGCCTACATTTAAGCAAGGACAATGGAATGAGACGCTTAGGAAAATGCCGTTTGCCGTGTCATGTTTAGGTGACATTTCAATGAGGTACCTCGGAACCATTTGGAGTCATGTTTGACCGTACGGAGGGCGGGGCTATCGCCAAGACTGCGATAGATCACGGCGTCAATGGCCAGGAAGTCTGTCACGGTGCCAGTGAAAAGACTTCCATCTGAAAGCACGAGCAGAGAAAGATTAGCCAGACGAGAAAGAAGGAAGGTGATAGAGAGATAGCACAAGGTCGGGAAGATTAAAACCAAACGAGCTATTCAGCAAGAGGTGTGACTATAAATCATCTGTACACGTAAACATTGTCTTTGGAGCTCGTGTGCTCAAAATTCCAAATAATACCTGCAAATAAAGCCACGTTGGCATGCCGTGGATCATACGGGCAGCGCGCCATCCCGCTCACAGGCTCGCCCACCATTTCTAGAGTATCTCTCTGCAACAGGAGGACAGGAACATATCTTCAGAACACAAGCAGATAAACACACAAAGACCAGTTGACAGTTTTGATGGCTACTAACAGTGTAGTTTGCACACAGCGGGTTGAAGGCGTTTGTTCCGCACACAAACAGGCCTCCGTGCTGCCGGAGCAGAACCTTGACGAAATTACGACATTCTCCCTGCAGAAAAATACGATAAACAAAAGAATGCAGTCACAAGTTGAAGGGTTAGTTGGAAACTAACAAGAGTGGTGGGACGTACACATTTGATATCACAATTTATGTGGTTTGGGGGTCGAGTTTTGGAGAAGGAACTAATCTTTAATTTGGGCTCAGTTAGACGAGGTCAAGGTATGAAACGTTTTTTATCACCTGCCTCAAAGGTGATTGCCGTCCGCCTCAAGGGTGATTGCCGCCCTTGCACATGAGATAAAATGTCGCTTGTGAAGATATATAAACTGTGTGTTGATCCCTCACTCCCACGACCACTTTGCCGTGTTCATTTCCCCGACACTATATTTGATAACATTTATCTGGactttttatttcttattttgtcAAAATAGTTTGATGCGGGCGATAGGAAGGATTTGCCGCGAATGGGTTGTGACTTGCGCTAGCCTAAAAATACGCCGTTTAAAAGAATCGAAATCTAGTGTGAAAAAGACGTGCGTAAGGTCTTTTTGTTATGTTTGTTAGTCAGATAAGAATATAATCAAACctctaaaaaatgttttgatagcATAAAAGCCTGAGCCAACGCAAACtagtgctagctagctagctaatctTAATGTTACAGTcgcagctgaaaaaaaaatgttgcacatTGAAcataaagcacaaaaaaaatgaacgtAACCTCATTCAAAAACAAGACAAGCCGGTTAACTCGGAGACgccattttgaaatttgaaaagaaataaaCCGAATCTTAAAATCAACTCCAAAGTGCACAGAAAACCAATACAGGGAAGCCAGGAAAGTAGTTGTCACCTCCATCGAGAACAAATCTTAACAAGAATCCTGAGAAGAAATAACACTTTCAGCCACATTCTGTAACTGTCTTCAAggtggagtgtttttgatggaGGAGCCGAAATTAATGAGACGACTAGGGAATACGAAACCTGACACGTCTAAACTCTGTGATTTTACAACACTATTAAAAGACTTGAAAGAGCAGTGGAGCAAAATGAAACGTCCGACATGGTGTAGAATAAGAATAGCATGTGCTCAGTGGCGATCAAAGCAGCCTTTTAACACAGAGACGACGACGTTGCCACCTGTGCCAAGTCatgaggagaaagaagatggATTAATGAGGATGATGAGGTAATTCCAGTAAACCCAATGCATAGCCCTTATCAGCCTGAGAAGTGTTTCCAATATTTCCTTATCGAGCCGCGGTATATTATATCGCTCCACAATTGGCCAGAGAGTAGACGTAGCGTCAACAATTTCCTTGCGTAATATTTTTCTAATAACTACAACAAACACCCTTCCAATAAGGAGCCTCAGGATGCAATACCAAATCATTTCTTTGTTGCTTGCTTGCGTTGACTGCTTCTGTGAAAAAGCCTCGCAGCTCATCGAATATAAGTCAACACAATCATCCATTCCCAGCGTTATTTTTTTTCCGTAATTTCTCAGAAGCGCCACTCTATATGACCCTTCcgtattattattttctttgatGCAACTGCAATCAATCACTCAAAAATAATTCATGCTTGACTTACATGACTGAAACTGGAAAATACGGCATGTGCCGATTTGACCTTCAGTCATCTTAGGCGTGTCGCTCGAAATCGATAAGTTTACTTGCAATTTTGTTTCTACATCTGACATCTTGACTTTTTTGGGCTGGTTTAATTTCCTTCTTGTATCCTTTTTATGGAATGTTTGTTCATCCAGAAATATACGTCCTCCTCTGACTTAAACACTTTCACAATATCTGACATTTACAACATAAATTGTAATTATTCGGCGATGAAATCGGGATTATTTGCTGTGAGATCTATCTCAGTCTATTCTGTTGCCCAGTGTGTATAAATTAgatgttagatttttttttttttatccaatcaAATTTCATATTCTGTGTTGCTAGGTCTTTTTAATCTTCCCAAGCCCTTCAAAATctgcactcattttttttttatacaatgaTGGAGGGGAGATTCACGACTCACCACTATCTCCAGTGCCATACCTCATCTTATTTCATTTTCTGTTTCGTCCCTGAAGACATGTTACTCGTGctattctttcctttttttgagACAATATGTCACAACCTGTTCTTACCATCTCATCTAATCTTCCGTCGTATAATTAATGATGTTCCCTTCCATTTGTCTCAGAGGTAACAAAAGGCTTTTCATTTAGTTCCGGTAGCATTTCATTGATTTTGGTTAGAATGAAATGATGTGCTAACATGAATTCacatgcaaaataaataaagtaacaTCTGTTGTGTGCGTCCACGCAGATGTTGCTGATACATGTCAGCGTCTCTCCACAATACCTCATGTTTCCCTTTCATTCGGCACACTCGAATGTCATTTTTGTTGGATTCCCATGTTCGTTTCTggccaaaaaaaaagagtttaatTAGCATGGAATCATGAATATTAACAACAATGACAAAACGACCATTACCTTGCTGTAGAACATCTCATCACCTGCCATGTTGTCCAGTTCCACTCGATATAAATCATCTCTACAATCACACAACATAATTTACGTGTAAAGGCTTTGACACTTTtctatgcttttattttgaagctgGCCTAATATGTTTGCCCTTTACAATGTTGAGTGTTTTTCATGAAGTACCCTAGAATGCTTTATACTGCGTTGGAGTCTctattttgttttaatgaaTGTTAAGTAAAGGCCCATTAagcaattgaaaaataaaaacctaCCAAAACATACTAGCTCTTCCCATTAACATTTAGGGAAAACAACACAGATTTACTAATTAGTAAATTTAACAACCTCACAGGCACAAACAttgccattgtaaatgagaaaatTTTCTCAATTGACTCacctggtaaaacattgaattaaaaaaaattaaaaaaaaatgtttttgccctTTTTTTACAGATTTGTTTCAAAGTAAAAATGAAATCTTAAAttgacacacacatatatacatggaATAACTCATTCCAAATGAGGTGTCGTACAGTGACAGCAAATGGAGGCATCAAATGAGAGATACGACTGTGAGCACATCAGTCACACACAGTTGGGGGCAGTTGCCATTGGTTACCTGGCTCCGATGTAGAGTGTTCGGTTAACTTGGAGAACCGTCTGAATGTGCAGCTCTTGTCTCTGTGCCGAACGGTGAGCTCTGCCCAAAAACACTGGATACCTTCTCACCACTGAAATGACCAAagaattcattttttatttgagagaagtgccaattaaaaaaaaaacttttgttgcATTTGGtaaaatgtaataaataaataaataaataaataaataaaacgatcAAAACTGATCCGACAGTAGTACAAGAGTAAAATGATCTTAAAAATAAAACGCCTCTCTGTGCGGTTCCAATCAAATCTTGTCAGTAATTTCCAAACTGCTAAGTCCTCCTTTAACTGTTGAGCAGAGTACTTTCCCCTTTTAGAGAATATCCACTGAAAATAACTACAGCGGACCTCAAACAGCCTCCCTAATGCTCGACTTATTACAACAATGATGCCGTGATGCTTCTGTGTTAAGAAGCAGAGGCTATTGTGTACTAGAGcccataaatacatttaaatccttttttttttttttcagaggccGCTCTAATGGGAGCACCATTACATTGTAGTGAGGAAATACTAGTATTTCCATTCTCTTAATGAGAGAGTGAGATGAAGTGCTGAAAGAAAGTGGCTAAAAAAGAATGATCAAAAGTTTCAAAGAGGAACACGGGGAGCGCTCGTCACCAGGAGACCGATTGGCAAAATGTCTCATTGTCCTTGACTACAGGTCAGCGGGGAAGGACCAAGCGATCCATCTCCTTGGGTTCCCTCCCATTTTTCTTTCCAACCTGCGACACACACTCCATCCAAAATGTCTCTCACTTCCTTCATCTTTGCATCTTCCTTCAAATCCAAACAAATTCTATTTCTCCTATTTTTCTTGCTTTTGCATCATGAGGGTGAGCTTTATACATCTAAATAGTCTGTGCCAGTGTATTTCTAATGCAGCCCCATCCAAGGCTGGGACCTTTGACCCCCCTTGATTTCCACATTTATCATGGGGCCATACATCAAtgcgacacacacaaacacacacacgcaaggacACATACCCTCCAGAGGGACGTAGCTGAGTGGACTGGGTTCCTCTGGGAATGAGCCATCAGCCAAATGAAGCAGCAGGAGAAAAAATGTGAGAAGAGGACCCACGGTTGCCATGGCAGCAGAATACAtgagctgttaaaaaaaaatgagagggaGGAAAGTAAAAAAACATCATTATATTTCCAACAAACATGCCCTTGGAGGCATTTGTAAGTCAAGCCAAGTCAAATTTATTCATATATCCctgaattaaattaattttgGGGTAATATAATTGTGCTGGTTGAATTCTTAAATAACAGGTGACTCATGACGGCACCATGGGGAGTCCCGTTTTAGCCACGCCTAAAAATTTAGTTATACTAAATTGATGAGGCTaaagtggcggccattttgccatttgctGTCAACCAAGCGGGTGCGcttgtttgcgtgtgtgctGAGAGGGTCAGAAGTGCAGCAATGTGACTGCTGCCACCGAGCTGAAGTGTTTTCTATTGTCGCTTTCTGCCGTAATAGAACTCTATTGTCAGAAATGTCAATCCATTGTCAGAGTGTTGAAATGGAAGAGGATTCTCACAGCCATAAAACACCACCATGAGACAAaacagtcacagactacaaaacCAGTTTAGGTGCTAATGTTCCTATCGCTGATGGTCCTTCGACAGGAACATATGGAggcttttttggggggtaatCGGCCACAAAAGTGGATATAACT is a genomic window containing:
- the sema6ba gene encoding sema domain, transmembrane domain (TM), and cytoplasmic domain, (semaphorin) 6Ba, whose amino-acid sequence is MYSAAMATVGPLLTFFLLLLHLADGSFPEEPSPLSYVPLEVVRRYPVFLGRAHRSAQRQELHIQTVLQVNRTLYIGARDDLYRVELDNMAGDEMFYSKKRTWESNKNDIRVCRMKGKHEGECRNFVKVLLRQHGGLFVCGTNAFNPLCANYTRDTLEMVGEPVSGMARCPYDPRHANVALFADGSLFTGTVTDFLAIDAVIYRSLGDSPALRTVKHDSKWFREPYFVSAMEWGSHIYFFFREMAMEFHHLEKVMVSRVARVCKSDLGGSQRVLEKQWTTFLKARLNCSVPGDSHFYFNLLHATSGIIRMQGRDVILGLFSTPPNSIPGSAVCVFDMQQLAHAFEGRFKEQKSPESIWTPVPEEAVPKPRPGGCAVQGSRFSSSTTLPDEVLNFVKTHPLMDETVPLLGHRPWVVKTMGRYQLTAMVVDTEAGPYRNRTVLFLGSTRGTILKFLMIPNGDSMSHSSVFLEEVEGFNPERCGEDSPQARQLLSLTLDRTSHTLLLAFPSCLVRLPTSRCHLYSRCMKSCLASRDPYCGWTRGSTCSFLRPGTRLPFQQDVEYGNTTSHLGDCDGILQQSLLIEPESLVSLNLLVASAVSAFTIGAALSGLAVCWIMAHKPTNRRHGNTTQSSIQRRERGLLSNAGGMGGSVLSVTRQGGGERTCTQGGETLFVMPNGWVKSGELDPGFLPTPEHTPQQKRRGLRLSDSNSGGWDTSQTYLGGGSVGLGSPCRIPPSVYLTTRLFQQGGVSRHGGEGRGCDTPRQHYVCLSRQEKGGKGTPKAPLRKSAGEYVYPMTPQDSPERRRVVSAPSAPAECAEPLPLRWPAPEGYILSSHAMVPVPLPPPSLPAPSGQTYMSQQHTPALTRAILRGALERGELGELMDLSHLMSKKNCNDRTQAGQ